The stretch of DNA CAGTAACGGTGGACGAATTGCCGGCGTTGCTTGGCCCCGCTCCACACACGCCGGAAGAGCACAGCCTGACCGATCAGGTGGGGGTGGCCTCCGGATTGGCCTACACCGCCACCGGCGGCGAGCTGCTGGAAATCGAGGTCAGCGTGGTGCCGGGTCGTGGTCGCCTGCAACTCACCGGCACACTCGGCGACGTGCTCAAGGAATCGGCCGCCGCGGCGCTCAGCTACATCCGCGCACGCGCGTCGGCCCTCGGGCTTTCGCCGGACTTTCATCGCACACGGGACATTCACGTGCATCTGCCGGCCGGTGCCACGCCCAAGGATGGTCCGTCGGCCGGTATTGCGCTGGCCACGGCACTGGCCAGCGCGCTCACGGGCATTCCCGTGCGCGGCGACGTGGCCATGACCGGCGAGGTCACACTGCGTGGTCGGGTGCTGCCCATTGGTGGTGTGCGCGAGAAAGGCGTGGCGGCTCACCGCCATCTGCTGTCGCATGTCCTCATTCCGCAGGGCAACGCCAAGGACCTGGAAGAATTGCCGGCGAAAGTACGTGAAGGACTGACGTGGCACACGGTTCGCACCATGGACGAGGTGCTCGATCTCGCCTTGCGCACACCGCCTCGGGCCGCAGCAGCCGGCATAGGCGGCGCACGCAGCGAAGCGGCCGTGGTGATGGCCGACACAACGGTGGTAACATGAGTGAGCACGATCTGCACGACGACAACGTCCACGATGAAGACGCGATCGACGAACCGGTGGATGAGGTGACCACCACCCCGTCGGCCAATGATCCGCTGGTCATCCGTCATCTCGAGTACCTCGGCCCCATGGCCAGCGAGACCGGATGGCGCCCGGAAACGACGCTGCCGGAAGTGGCCTTCGTGGGACGCTCGAACGTGGGCAAGTCGTCGTTGCTCAATCGGCTCATGCGGCGCAAGGCGTTTGCGCGGGTGAGCAACACGCCCGGCCGCACACGCGAGATTCACTTCTTCGACGTGAATCGGCAGTTCATTCTTGCCGACCTGCCGGGCTACGGCTATGCGCGCATCAGCAAGGCGCGCAAGGCCGAGTGGCGTCCGCTCATCGAAGGCTTCCTGCGCCGCAGTGCCAACCTGCGCGGCGTGGTGCAACTGCTCGATGTGCGGCACGATCCGACCGGCGACGATCACATCATGCTGGACTTTCTCGCCGAGCTCGGGGTACCCACCATTGTGGCCGTGACCAAGGTGGATAAACTCTCTCGGGCGCAGGCGCAGGCGCGTGTTCACGTGCTTGCGCAGCACCTCGGACTTGATGTCGATCAGATCGTGCCGTTCAGCGCCCGTACCGGAGAGGGGCGCGACGAACTGGCGCGTGCGCTGCAGGACCTGCTCGCTCTTCCTGACTGGAGGACCTCGCCGTGACCCTTCGCTCTGCTGTGATGCGCTGGCCCCGTATGCTGGGCCTCGGTCTGTTGCCCGCGGTGCTCATGGCCTGTGCCTCCGCCGGCCCCATGGTGGCGCAGGGCGCGCCGCCGGCAGGCGCCGCGCGGCCCACCGCACAGTTGCCGCTGCTGCCTGCCGACACGCTGGACCCCAACTGGTTGCCGGCTGGATTCGGCACGCTCCGGCAGGACGACATCGCCCTCAAGACCTCGCCGGCCAACGGCTTGCAGGTTCGCGCCATTCCGCTGGACGAGCGTCTCATCCGCCTGCTGTCACCCGATTCGTATCGGGCGCTGCGCGACATGCAGATCAGCAAGTCGGCGCAGCTGCTGGCCATCAAGGACCGCTA from Gemmatimonas sp. UBA7669 encodes:
- the yihA gene encoding ribosome biogenesis GTP-binding protein YihA/YsxC yields the protein MSEHDLHDDNVHDEDAIDEPVDEVTTTPSANDPLVIRHLEYLGPMASETGWRPETTLPEVAFVGRSNVGKSSLLNRLMRRKAFARVSNTPGRTREIHFFDVNRQFILADLPGYGYARISKARKAEWRPLIEGFLRRSANLRGVVQLLDVRHDPTGDDHIMLDFLAELGVPTIVAVTKVDKLSRAQAQARVHVLAQHLGLDVDQIVPFSARTGEGRDELARALQDLLALPDWRTSP